The Benincasa hispida cultivar B227 chromosome 9, ASM972705v1, whole genome shotgun sequence genome has a segment encoding these proteins:
- the LOC120086839 gene encoding serine/arginine-rich splicing factor SR45-like, translating into MAKPSRGRRSPPSGSGSSSRSRSFSGSDSRSSSRSRSRSASVSRSRSRSRSISSSSSLSRSGSSRSRSPPPQRKSPTETARRTRASPPPAKRSSPPPRKPSPVRESLVLHIDALSRNVHEGHLREIFSNFGEVVNVELAMDRTVNLPKGYGYVEFKTRSDAEKAQVYMDGAQIDGNVIRARFTLPQRQKMPTPPRTVATVPKREGPKLDNVGPDAEKDDMKRQREPSPRRKPPSPRRRSPVARRGGSPRRQPDSPRRRPESPPRRRVESPFRRDSPPRRRPASPMRGGRSPSPLARRHRSPPRPSPRRIRGSPVRRRSPPPPRRRTPPRRARSPPRRSPVVRRRSRSPIRRPARSRSRSFSPRRGRPAAAGRRGRSSSYSGSPSPRKVPRRVSRSPRRPLRGRSSSRSSSSSSPPRKP; encoded by the exons ATGGCGAAACCAAGCAGAGGCCGTCGCTCGCCGCCGTCGGGGTCCGGTTCCTCCTCACGTTCCCGCTCATTCTCCGGCTCTGACTCGCGCTCCAGTTCCCGTTCGCGCTCCAGGTCTGCATCTGTGTCCCGCTCCCGCTCTCGTTCCAGGTCCATTTCCTCCTCTTCGTCTCTCTCTCGGAGCGGTAGTTCTCGGAGCCGAAGCCCTCCTCCTCAGAGAAAGAG TCCGACTGAAACAGCTCGGCGGACTCGCGCTTCACCTCCACCAGCTAAACGAAGTTCTCCGCCACCCAG GAAACCATCTCCTGTCCGCGAGTCACTTGTTCTCCACATTGACGCACTAAGTAGGAATGTCCATGAGGGTCATTTAAGAGAAATCTTCA GTAATTTTGGTGAAGTTGTCAATGTCGAGCTAGCAATGGATCGCACA GTCAACCTTCCTAAAGGATATGGATATGTTGAGTTCAAAACAAGATCTGATGCTGAAAAAGCCCAAGTGTACATGGATGGT GCCCAAATTGATGGGAATGTTATTAGAGCAAGATTTACATTGCCTCAAAGACAGAAGATGCCAACACCTCCTAGGACCGTAGCAACCGTTCCAAAGAGAGAGGGTCCTAAGCTTGACAATGTTGGTCCTGATGCTGAGAAGGATGACATGAAAAGGCAGAGAGAAC CTTCTCCTCGTCGAAAACCTCCTTCACCTAGAAGGCGCTCGCCTGTTGCTAGGCGAGGTGGGTCTCCTAGAAGACAGCCCGATTCTCCACGCCGTCGTCCGGAGTCTCCTCCACGTCGTCGCGTGGAGTCTCCCTTTCGTCGCGATTCTCCTCCTAGAAGGAGGCCTGCATCACCCATGAGAGGCGGCCGTTCCCCATCACCTTTAGCAAGAAGACATAGATCTCCTCCAAG GCCCTCTCCAAGAAGAATTCGTGGCAGTCCTGTTCGAAGACGTTCACCTCCACCTCCTAGGCGCCG TACACCACCTCGGCGTGCTCGTAGCCCTCCAAGAAGGTCTCCAGTTGTTCGTAGACGAAGCCGTTCACCTATTAGAAGACCAGCTCGATCACGTTCTCGATCATTTTCACCACGGAG AGGTCGGCCGGCAGCTGCTGGTAGACGTGGGAGATCATCCTCCTACTCTGGGTCACCTAGTCCACGCAAG GTACCCAGGAGGGTATCTCGCAGTCCGAGAAG GCCGTTGAGAGGGAGAAGCAGCAGCAGGAGCAGTAGCAGTAGTTCTCCACCTCGTAAGCCATAA